A window of Trichomycterus rosablanca isolate fTriRos1 chromosome 5, fTriRos1.hap1, whole genome shotgun sequence contains these coding sequences:
- the LOC134314952 gene encoding glycine N-acyltransferase-like isoform X1 — protein sequence MLVLSKTELKKAEEALRLYFPHSQQVYGYVFMINRVEADPTDVLVDQWPDFSVILVKPKQQQKADYFKGLCIFTKDETSLRNFLGGTDILDWKQYLCISVDLCHEELIKAVAAYRGMSEDKKAACHMMRLQDSSTLSNDRFSVKVSSLNESHIALVNNTWKFGSDEFSEQMVRNMILNFPSCCVLDSVGQPVSWILTYASCAMGMLYTLPEHRGKGYAKALITILAKKLHADGYPVYCFIEEENQLSYRLFTSLGFTEDPSYRTAWFEFN from the exons GTGTATGGATATGTGTTCATGATAAATCGAGTAGAAGCTGACCCCACAGATGTTCTAGTGGACCAGTGGCCAGACTTTAGTGTAATTCTTGTCAAACCAAAACAACAGCAG aaagcagacTATTTCAAAGGCTTGTGCATTTTTACTAAGGACGAAACATCTCTCAGGAACTTTCTAGGAGGGACAGACATTCTGGACTGGAAGCAATATCTCTGCATAA GTGTTGACCTATGCCATGAGGAGTTAATAAAAGCTGTGGCAGCATACAGAGGAATGTCGGAAGACAAAAAAGCTGCGTGCCACATGATGAGACTGCAGGATTCTTCTACCCTTTCAAATGACAG GTTTTCTGTAAAGGTGTCATCACTCAATGAGTCTCACATTGCTCTTGTCAATAACACTTGGAAGTTTGGCAGTGATGAATTTAGTGAACAAATGGTCAGAAACATGATTCTGAATTTTCCCTCTTGCTGCGTGTTGGATTCAGTGGGTCAGCCAGTTTCATGGATATTGACCTATGCATCCTGTGCAATGGGCATGCTGTACACACTGCCAGAGCACAGAGGGAAAGGCTATGCTAAAGCCCTGATCACCATACTGGCAAAGAAACTTCATGCTGATGGCTACCCAGTATACTGCTTCATTGAGGAGGAGAACCAGCTATCTTACAGACTTTTTACCAGCCTGGGTTTTACAGAGGATCCGTCTTATAGGACTGCTTGGTTTGAATTTAACTAA